The Bos javanicus breed banteng chromosome 18, ARS-OSU_banteng_1.0, whole genome shotgun sequence genome has a segment encoding these proteins:
- the LOC133230579 gene encoding guanine nucleotide exchange factor C9orf72-like, with protein sequence MSTLCPPPSPAVAKTETALSGESSLLAATFAYWDNILGPRVRHIWAPKTEQVLLSDGEITFLANHTLNGEILRNAESGAIDVKFFVLSEKGVIIVSLIFDGNWNGDRSTYGLSIILPQTELSFYLPLHRVCVDRLTHIIRKGRIWMHKERQENVQKIVLEGTERMEDQGQSIIPMLTGEVIPVMELLSSMKSHSVPEEIDIADTVLNDYDIGDSCHEGFLLNAISSHLQTCGCSVVVGSSAEKVNKIVRTLCLFLTPAERKCSRLCEAESSFKYESGLFVQGLLKDSTGSFVLPFRQVMYAPYPTTHIDVDVNTVKQMPPCHEHIYNQRRYMRSELAAFWRATSEEDVAQDTFIYTDESFTPDLNIFQDVLHRDTLVKAFLDQVFHLKPGLSLRSTFLAQFLLLLHRKALTLIKYIEDDTQKGKKPFKSLRNLKIDLDLTAEGDLNIIMALAEKIKPGLHSFIFGRPFYTSVQERDVLMTF encoded by the coding sequence ATGTCGACCCTctgtccaccaccatctccagctGTTGCCAAGACAGAGACTGCTTTAAGTGGTGAATCCTCTTTATTAGCAGCGACCTTCGCTTACTGGGACAATATTCTTGGTCCCAGAGTAAGGCACATCTGGGCTCCAAAGACAGAACAGGTACTTCTCAGCGACGGAGAAATAACTTTTCTTGCCAACCATACCCTCAACGGAGAAATCCTTCGAAATGCAGAGAGTGGGGCAATAGACGTGAAGTTCTTTGTCTTATCTGAGAAAGGAGTAATTATTGTTTCATTAATCTTCGACGGAAACTGGAATGGGGATAGAAGCACCTATGGACTATCGATTATACTTCCCCAGACAGAGCTGAGCTTCTACCTCCCACTTCACAGAGTGTGTGTGGATAGATTAACTCACATTATCCGGAAAGGGAGGATATGGATGCATAAGGAGAGGCAAGAAAATGTCCAGAAAATCGTCTTGGAAGGCACAGAGAGAATGGAAGATCAGGGTCAGAGTATTATTCCAATGCTTACTGGAGAAGTCATTCCTGTAATGGAACTGCTTTCATCTATGAAATCGCACAGTGTTCCTGAAGAAATAGACATAGCTGACACAGTTCTCAATGATTATGATATTGGTGACAGTTGCCATGAAGGCTTTCTTCTCAACGCTATCAGCTCACACCTGCAAACTTGTGGCTGCTCTGTTGTAGTAGGTAGCAGTGCAGAGAAAGTAAATAAGATAGTAAGAACATTATGCCTTTTTCTGACTCCAGCAGAGAGAAAATGCTCCAGATTGTGTGAAGCAGAATCATCATTTAAATACGAGTCAGGGCTCTTTGTACAAGGCCTACTAAAGGATTCAACTGGAAGCTTTGTGCTTCCCTTCCGGCAAGTCATGTACGCGCCCTACCCCACCACACACATAGATGTGGACGTCAATACCGTCAAGCAGATGCCACCCTGTCACGAACACATTTATAATCAGCGTAGATACATGCGATCAGAGCTGGCAGCGTTCTGGCGAGCCACTTCAGAAGAAGATGTAGCTCAGGATACCTTCATCTACACAGATGAAAGCTTTACCCCGGACTTGAATATTTTTCAAGATGTCTTACATAGAGACACTCTTGTGAAAGCCTTCCTGGATCAGGTCTTTCATTTGAAACCCGGTCTGTCTCTCAGGAGTACTTTCCTTGCGCAGTTTCTGCTCCTCCTTCACAGAAAAGCCTTGACgctaataaaatatatagaagatGATACGCAGAAGGGGAAAAAGCCCTTTAAATCGCTTCGGAACCTGAAGATAGACCTTGATTTAACAGCAGAGGGCGATCTTAACATAATAATGGCTCTGGCTGAGAAAATTAAGCCAGGCCTCCACTCCTTTATCTTTGGAAGACCTTTCTATACCAGTGTCCAAGAACGAGATGTTCTAATGACGTTTTAA